A portion of the Gigantopelta aegis isolate Gae_Host chromosome 10, Gae_host_genome, whole genome shotgun sequence genome contains these proteins:
- the LOC121382758 gene encoding pre-mRNA-splicing factor 38B-like isoform X2, whose product MCGGVRGVGAGGIVSSAFCLLYKLFTLRLTRKQLIGLITHSDSPYIRGLGFMYIRYTQPPADLWDWYEDYLYDEEEVDVKAGGGHVITIGDLVRQYLVKLEWYSTLFPRIPVPVQKVIQEKLRENPPVHVAKPTEDEPPSRPEHPRLESVSFGEAERVSHKRHSPSDDRRAPPRHRSPRRSPPRRSPQSSSSRRRSPRPSPVQRSPHHRSPRRSPPRRSPPSRHHSPPRRDRYHSHDDDFARQLERERKRQQREKDKVWTGKDHGKKQPGSREKRRSRSKSRERKEKSKHRSRSRSRSRAHKHRDRGSGDRNQRLVDDNGHC is encoded by the exons ATGTGTGGAGGG GTTCGAGGTGTGGGAGCTGGCGGCATTGTGTCCAGTGCTTTCTGCTTGTTGTACAAGTTATTTACTCTCCGGCTGACGAGAAAACAGCTGATCGGACTGATAACACACTCTGACTCGCCATACATCAGAGGGCTTGGTTTCATGTACATACG aTACACCCAGCCTCCTGCAGACCTGTGGGACTGGTATGAAGACTACCTTTACGACGAGGAG GAAGTTGATGTGAAAGCGGGTGGTGGTCACGTGATCACGATTGGCGATCTGGTTCGTCAGTATCTCGTCAAACTGGAGTGGTACTCGACACTGTTCCCCCGCATTCCCGTGCCCGTTCAGAAGGTCATTCAGGAGAAGCTGCGGGAAAACCCGCCCGTTCATGTCGCCAAGCCAACAGAAGACGAGCCGCCCAGTCGACCAGAACACCCACGTCTGGAGAGCGTGTCGTTTGGCGAGGCCGAGCGCGTGTCTCACAAGAGACACAG CCCCAGTGACGACAGACGAGCACCACCAAGACACAGATCCCCCCGGCGATCGCCACCTCGGAGATCCCCTCAGTCATCATCATCCCGACGCAGATCCCCCCGGCCCTCTCCCGTACAGAGGTCTCCACATCATCGGTCCCCTCGTAGATCACCGCCCCGCCGGTCCCCACCGTCCCGACACCACTCACCACCTCGGAGAGATCGCTACCATTCCCACGATGACGATTTCGCAAGGCAGCTGGAGAGAGAGCGGAAGAGGCAGCAGAGAGAGAAGGACAAAGTGTGGACGGGAAAGGATCACGGGAAGAAACAGCCTGGAAGTCGAGAGAAGCGGCGGTCACGGTCCAAGAGTCGTGAGAGAAAAGAGAAGTCAAAACACAGGTCACGGTCACGGTCGAGGTCACGGGCTcacaaacacagagacagagGCAGCGGTGATCGGAATCAGAGACTGGTTGATGATAATGGACATTGCTGA
- the LOC121382758 gene encoding pre-mRNA-splicing factor 38B-like isoform X1, producing the protein MAPNNALTIWGNEKTMNLNTLLLTNIQSSPYFKVNLFDLKTYHEVIDEIYYKVTHLEPWEKGSRKTAGQTGMCGGVRGVGAGGIVSSAFCLLYKLFTLRLTRKQLIGLITHSDSPYIRGLGFMYIRYTQPPADLWDWYEDYLYDEEEVDVKAGGGHVITIGDLVRQYLVKLEWYSTLFPRIPVPVQKVIQEKLRENPPVHVAKPTEDEPPSRPEHPRLESVSFGEAERVSHKRHSPSDDRRAPPRHRSPRRSPPRRSPQSSSSRRRSPRPSPVQRSPHHRSPRRSPPRRSPPSRHHSPPRRDRYHSHDDDFARQLERERKRQQREKDKVWTGKDHGKKQPGSREKRRSRSKSRERKEKSKHRSRSRSRSRAHKHRDRGSGDRNQRLVDDNGHC; encoded by the exons ATGGCTCCCAATAATGCCCTGACGATATGGGGCAATGAGAAGACGATGAACCTGAACACACTGCTGTTGACAAACATTCAGTCGTCGCCATACTTCAAAGTCAATTTGTTTGACCTCAAGACCTATCACGAGGTCATAGACGAAATATACTACAAG GTGACACATCTTGAGCCATGGGAAAAGGGAAGTAGAAAGACAGCAGGTCAAACTGGGATGTGTGGAGGG GTTCGAGGTGTGGGAGCTGGCGGCATTGTGTCCAGTGCTTTCTGCTTGTTGTACAAGTTATTTACTCTCCGGCTGACGAGAAAACAGCTGATCGGACTGATAACACACTCTGACTCGCCATACATCAGAGGGCTTGGTTTCATGTACATACG aTACACCCAGCCTCCTGCAGACCTGTGGGACTGGTATGAAGACTACCTTTACGACGAGGAG GAAGTTGATGTGAAAGCGGGTGGTGGTCACGTGATCACGATTGGCGATCTGGTTCGTCAGTATCTCGTCAAACTGGAGTGGTACTCGACACTGTTCCCCCGCATTCCCGTGCCCGTTCAGAAGGTCATTCAGGAGAAGCTGCGGGAAAACCCGCCCGTTCATGTCGCCAAGCCAACAGAAGACGAGCCGCCCAGTCGACCAGAACACCCACGTCTGGAGAGCGTGTCGTTTGGCGAGGCCGAGCGCGTGTCTCACAAGAGACACAG CCCCAGTGACGACAGACGAGCACCACCAAGACACAGATCCCCCCGGCGATCGCCACCTCGGAGATCCCCTCAGTCATCATCATCCCGACGCAGATCCCCCCGGCCCTCTCCCGTACAGAGGTCTCCACATCATCGGTCCCCTCGTAGATCACCGCCCCGCCGGTCCCCACCGTCCCGACACCACTCACCACCTCGGAGAGATCGCTACCATTCCCACGATGACGATTTCGCAAGGCAGCTGGAGAGAGAGCGGAAGAGGCAGCAGAGAGAGAAGGACAAAGTGTGGACGGGAAAGGATCACGGGAAGAAACAGCCTGGAAGTCGAGAGAAGCGGCGGTCACGGTCCAAGAGTCGTGAGAGAAAAGAGAAGTCAAAACACAGGTCACGGTCACGGTCGAGGTCACGGGCTcacaaacacagagacagagGCAGCGGTGATCGGAATCAGAGACTGGTTGATGATAATGGACATTGCTGA